A single genomic interval of Arthrobacter sp. NicSoilB8 harbors:
- a CDS encoding acyltransferase family protein, which produces MRALAVLMVVTYHVWLGRVSGGVDIFLLVSAFLMTLSFTRKVESGAPLRLLSHWLHLLKRLLPAVVVVILGVLAGTWAILPQSRWPDVLDQAWASLLYRQNWLLADTAVDYYAQDHSGASPLQHFWSLSIQGQVFVLWPLVFAGTALLSRLLRRALRRRTGKEHALLGYRSLLAAAFGAIFAVSLAYSVVQTATNQAHAYFDTGARLWEFALGSLLALALPYLKPGRILRVVLGWAGLTAMLSCGLLLTVDRSFPGFIALWPTLAAAAIITAGQSGSRFGVDRLLTWKPLVALGDNSYALYLWHWPLLVLALAGAGITAPNLVQGLCIVAVSIVLAVLTTRFVEKPLREWHWPKRRAWRTAVVIAACGALLAGPVAVWQSRLVADEAAAASQPKELTPGAAALAPENAGKPTPEAKIIPAPAAMKNEWADIDGLCTDQNVASDPLLQGCLQNNKPEKVTKRIVVLGDSHAQQYMAALGPIAKSHGWEVVTLLKGNCRFGAESPERDADCNAFNKASAQYVLDHRPDAVFTVASLTHKEAPFETEVPQYLEGIKPFTDAGMDVVGIRDNPRFTINMPECVQKNGADAAECNVPEQESLAGSSPLDAYRGKVPGLHLMDMSDFICAGGTCPAVVGNVYVYKDDNHLTKTYVQTMIPMFEQRLLAATGWK; this is translated from the coding sequence CTGCGCGCCCTCGCAGTCCTCATGGTGGTCACTTACCATGTGTGGCTGGGCCGGGTCTCCGGCGGCGTGGACATCTTCCTTCTCGTTTCGGCATTCCTGATGACGCTCAGCTTCACCCGGAAGGTCGAAAGCGGCGCGCCGCTCCGGCTGCTGAGCCACTGGCTGCACCTGCTCAAGCGACTGCTGCCCGCCGTCGTCGTGGTGATTCTCGGCGTCCTCGCCGGCACCTGGGCCATCCTGCCGCAAAGCCGCTGGCCCGACGTCCTCGACCAGGCCTGGGCGTCCCTGCTGTACCGGCAGAACTGGCTCCTGGCCGACACCGCCGTCGACTACTACGCCCAGGATCACTCAGGGGCTAGCCCGCTCCAGCACTTCTGGTCCCTTTCGATCCAGGGCCAGGTGTTCGTGCTATGGCCGCTCGTCTTTGCCGGCACGGCACTTCTTTCCCGGCTGCTCCGCCGCGCGCTTCGCCGCCGGACCGGCAAGGAGCACGCCCTGCTGGGGTACCGGTCCCTGCTGGCTGCGGCCTTCGGCGCCATCTTCGCCGTGTCCCTCGCGTATTCGGTCGTTCAGACCGCCACCAACCAGGCCCACGCCTACTTCGACACGGGCGCACGGCTCTGGGAGTTCGCCCTCGGCTCGCTCCTGGCCCTTGCCCTGCCGTACCTGAAGCCGGGCAGGATCCTGCGCGTGGTGCTGGGCTGGGCCGGCCTGACAGCCATGCTCTCCTGCGGGCTGCTGCTGACCGTGGACCGTTCGTTCCCCGGCTTCATCGCGCTGTGGCCCACGCTGGCCGCCGCAGCGATCATCACCGCCGGACAAAGCGGCAGCCGCTTCGGCGTCGACCGCCTCCTGACCTGGAAGCCCCTCGTGGCGCTGGGCGACAACTCCTATGCGCTGTACCTCTGGCACTGGCCGCTGCTGGTCCTGGCCCTCGCCGGGGCGGGCATCACCGCGCCGAACCTGGTCCAGGGGCTGTGCATCGTGGCCGTGTCCATCGTTCTGGCCGTGCTCACCACGCGCTTCGTCGAAAAGCCGCTGCGCGAATGGCACTGGCCGAAGCGCCGCGCCTGGCGCACCGCCGTCGTGATTGCCGCCTGCGGCGCGTTGCTGGCCGGCCCCGTCGCCGTCTGGCAGAGCCGGCTCGTGGCCGACGAGGCCGCGGCGGCATCCCAGCCCAAGGAACTGACCCCGGGCGCGGCGGCCCTGGCGCCGGAAAACGCCGGCAAACCGACCCCGGAAGCGAAGATCATTCCCGCGCCGGCGGCGATGAAGAACGAATGGGCCGACATCGACGGGCTGTGCACGGACCAGAACGTCGCCAGCGACCCCCTGCTGCAGGGCTGCCTGCAGAACAACAAGCCCGAGAAGGTCACCAAGCGGATCGTGGTGCTCGGCGACTCGCACGCCCAGCAGTACATGGCGGCGCTGGGCCCGATCGCGAAGAGCCACGGCTGGGAAGTTGTCACACTCCTGAAGGGCAACTGCCGCTTCGGTGCGGAGTCCCCGGAGCGGGACGCGGACTGCAACGCCTTCAACAAGGCCAGCGCGCAATACGTTCTGGACCACCGCCCCGACGCCGTCTTCACCGTCGCGTCCCTGACCCACAAGGAAGCGCCGTTCGAGACGGAGGTGCCGCAATACCTTGAGGGCATCAAGCCCTTCACCGACGCCGGCATGGACGTGGTGGGCATCCGCGACAACCCGCGCTTCACCATCAACATGCCCGAGTGCGTGCAGAAGAACGGTGCGGACGCCGCCGAGTGCAACGTGCCGGAGCAGGAATCGCTCGCGGGGTCCTCGCCGCTGGACGCCTACCGTGGCAAGGTGCCCGGGCTGCACCTGATGGACATGAGCGACTTCATCTGCGCCGGCGGGACATGTCCCGCCGTGGTGGGCAACGTGTACGTCTACAAGGACGACAACCACCTGACCAAGACCTACGTGCAGACCATGATCCCGATGTTCGAACAACGGCTGCTGGCCGCCACCGGCTGGAAATAG
- the guaB gene encoding IMP dehydrogenase, protein MTQPEHDPFGFIGLTYDDVLLLPGHTDVIPSEADTSSRISKRITVQTPLLSAAMDTVTESRMAIAMARQGGLGVVHRNLSIADQADQVDRVKRSESGMITNPLTIGPEATLAELDEICARYRVSGLPVVDEGNRLLGIVTNRDTRFVPEADFPLRLVSDVMTKMPLVTGHVGISREEASHKLATNKIEKLPLVDEQGRLKGLITTKDFTKAEQYPLATKDDEGRLRVGAAIGFFGDGWERAMALVDAGVDALFVDTANGHSQGVLEMIRRLKADPAVAHVDIIGGQAATREGAQALIDAGADGIKVGVGPGSICTTRVVAGVGVPQITAIYESAKAAIPAGVPLIADGGLQYSGDIGKALVAGADTVMLGSLLAGCDESPGELIFVNGKQFKSYRGMGSLGAMQTRGKNTSYSKDRYFQADVSGDDKLIPEGIEGRVAYRGPLSSVAYQLVGGLRQTMFYTGAPTVAELKARGKFVRITAAGLKESHPHDIQMTVEAPNYGSR, encoded by the coding sequence ATGACCCAGCCCGAACACGACCCCTTTGGCTTCATCGGCCTGACGTACGACGACGTCCTGCTCCTGCCCGGCCACACTGACGTCATCCCCTCCGAAGCGGACACGTCCTCCCGGATCTCCAAGCGCATCACGGTCCAGACCCCGCTGCTGTCCGCGGCGATGGACACCGTCACCGAGTCCCGAATGGCCATCGCCATGGCCCGGCAGGGCGGCCTCGGCGTCGTGCACCGCAACCTGTCCATCGCCGACCAGGCCGACCAGGTGGACCGGGTCAAGCGCAGCGAATCCGGCATGATCACCAACCCCCTGACCATCGGCCCCGAGGCCACCCTGGCCGAGCTGGACGAGATCTGCGCACGCTACCGCGTCTCCGGCCTCCCCGTCGTGGACGAGGGCAACAGGCTGCTGGGCATCGTCACCAACCGCGACACCCGGTTTGTGCCCGAAGCGGACTTCCCGCTCCGGCTGGTCAGCGACGTCATGACCAAGATGCCGCTCGTCACCGGGCACGTCGGCATCAGCCGCGAGGAAGCCTCGCACAAGCTGGCCACCAACAAGATCGAGAAGCTCCCGCTCGTTGACGAGCAGGGCCGGCTCAAGGGCCTCATCACCACCAAGGACTTCACCAAGGCCGAGCAGTACCCGCTCGCCACCAAGGATGACGAGGGCCGCCTGCGCGTCGGCGCGGCCATCGGCTTCTTCGGCGACGGCTGGGAGCGGGCCATGGCGCTCGTCGACGCCGGCGTGGATGCCCTCTTCGTGGACACCGCGAACGGCCACTCCCAGGGCGTGCTGGAGATGATCCGCCGGCTCAAGGCCGATCCCGCCGTGGCGCACGTGGACATCATCGGCGGCCAGGCAGCCACCCGCGAAGGTGCCCAGGCGCTGATCGACGCCGGCGCCGACGGCATCAAGGTCGGCGTGGGTCCCGGCTCGATCTGCACCACCCGCGTGGTTGCCGGCGTCGGCGTCCCGCAGATCACCGCGATCTACGAGTCGGCGAAGGCGGCCATCCCGGCCGGTGTCCCGCTGATCGCCGACGGCGGCCTGCAGTACTCGGGCGACATCGGCAAGGCGCTGGTCGCCGGCGCCGACACCGTCATGCTCGGCTCGCTCCTGGCCGGCTGCGACGAATCCCCGGGCGAGTTGATCTTCGTCAACGGCAAGCAGTTCAAGAGCTACCGCGGCATGGGCTCTCTCGGCGCCATGCAGACCCGCGGCAAGAACACGTCCTACTCGAAGGACCGCTACTTCCAGGCCGACGTCTCCGGCGATGACAAACTCATCCCCGAAGGCATCGAAGGCCGGGTCGCCTACCGCGGTCCGCTGTCCTCCGTGGCGTACCAGCTGGTCGGCGGCCTCCGCCAGACCATGTTCTACACCGGTGCGCCGACCGTCGCCGAGCTGAAGGCCCGCGGCAAATTCGTGCGCATCACCGCGGCCGGGCTCAAGGAATCGCACCCGCACGACATCCAGATGACGGTCGAAGCCCCGAACTACGGTTCGCGCTAA
- a CDS encoding DUF389 domain-containing protein — MEKLHALDVQQRGSISVIMPDLVLSDRADRVEAEAPGEGADAVIWDEVSRQSGEDSRLTWTYLTFLILATQLAAIGIVTDSTIAIVGAMAVGPEFGPLAALAVALVRRERRLGRDAALALGVGFPIAMLAAALTAWLSVPLGLFPRDALDRGSAVEFIYHPGPYSLIVAVLAGIAGMLSVISRRSAALIGVFISVTTVPAAGYVAVALVLGEYQKAAGSALQLFLNLLGIVVAGVAVLLFYRLVTKRLSPEAALQLRRRAAGTQR; from the coding sequence GTGGAGAAGCTTCACGCCCTCGATGTCCAGCAACGGGGATCAATTTCGGTCATCATGCCGGACCTGGTGCTCTCGGACCGGGCAGACCGGGTCGAGGCCGAGGCGCCAGGCGAGGGCGCGGACGCCGTGATCTGGGACGAGGTGTCGCGGCAGAGCGGCGAAGATTCGCGCCTGACCTGGACCTACCTGACGTTCCTGATCCTGGCCACCCAACTGGCGGCCATCGGCATCGTCACTGACTCCACCATCGCGATCGTCGGCGCCATGGCCGTCGGGCCGGAGTTCGGCCCGCTGGCCGCGCTGGCCGTGGCCTTGGTCCGGCGCGAGCGGCGGCTCGGACGCGACGCGGCGCTGGCCCTCGGCGTCGGCTTTCCCATCGCGATGCTGGCCGCCGCCCTGACCGCGTGGCTGTCCGTGCCGCTGGGGCTGTTTCCCCGGGATGCGTTGGACCGCGGTTCGGCGGTTGAGTTCATCTACCATCCGGGACCCTATTCGCTGATCGTCGCCGTGCTGGCCGGAATCGCCGGGATGCTCTCGGTGATCAGCCGGCGCTCGGCGGCGCTGATCGGCGTGTTCATCTCCGTCACCACGGTGCCGGCGGCGGGGTATGTGGCCGTGGCGCTGGTTCTGGGCGAGTATCAGAAGGCGGCCGGTTCCGCCCTCCAGCTGTTCCTGAACCTGCTGGGCATCGTGGTGGCCGGCGTCGCGGTGCTGCTGTTCTACCGGCTCGTGACCAAACGGCTGTCGCCGGAGGCTGCCCTGCAGCTGCGGCGCCGGGCAGCCGGCACGCAGCGCTGA
- a CDS encoding acyltransferase family protein, whose protein sequence is MTQQRTLPPPAQSGAAPRAGRKSTFRPEIQGLRSLAVLMVMTYHIWLGRVSGGVDVFLLISAFLMTLQFVGRYEQGRPMALFKHWLHLFRRLLPAAVTVLVAVLAASMFFLPRTRWLEVISQGWTSLFYVENWFLQSQATNYYASDHSHASPFQHFWSLSIQGQIFILWPLIFAGAAIVAKRFRLRYRVLLCYIFALIFLVSLVYSIVFTYADQTEAYFDTGARLWEFALGTLVALALPALRLPRSWRLVLGWLGIVAMLSCGILLNVQASFPGYVALWPTLAAACVIAAGQSGSRLGVDRILSSKPLIRLGDNSYALYLWHWPVLVIALAATGKDRAGPITGAVIIAVSLVLAYLTTRFIEKPWREWQWPEVRRRRAVIAIAAAAATAVVPLAGWQLQINFATAAAASQAWANNPGARSLDPAYVDGADKSAPLLPTLATAADEWPRYDGGCTSDEKALTNVCNNGKQNAAKTVVIIGNSHAHVWATPILTLAEKYGWRVEAITKGYCPVTDKPAPGQSEGCLDFDKETLKKVLAMKPDVVVTTSTRTDPDPNAVEFLDPGWVAPIKTINDAGIPVVALRDTPRMHEAVPACLEEHPDNYAACGSATAANYAPTSPDAAVAGQLPDTKFLDFSRFFCQGQVCPAVIGNVMVYKDDNHVTRTYMESLTPYFEAEFLAATGWDAE, encoded by the coding sequence ATGACACAGCAAAGAACCCTGCCCCCGCCTGCCCAATCCGGTGCGGCACCGCGGGCGGGCAGGAAATCGACATTCAGGCCCGAAATCCAAGGACTCCGGTCCCTGGCCGTGCTCATGGTCATGACCTACCACATCTGGTTGGGCCGCGTGTCCGGCGGCGTCGATGTGTTCCTGCTGATTTCGGCATTCCTCATGACGCTGCAGTTCGTCGGCCGCTACGAGCAGGGCCGGCCGATGGCGCTCTTCAAGCATTGGCTGCACCTCTTCCGGCGCCTCCTGCCGGCGGCCGTGACCGTCCTGGTGGCCGTACTCGCCGCAAGCATGTTCTTCCTGCCACGGACCCGCTGGCTCGAGGTGATCTCCCAGGGCTGGACGTCCCTGTTCTATGTCGAAAACTGGTTCCTCCAGTCCCAGGCCACGAATTACTACGCCTCGGACCACAGCCACGCCAGCCCCTTCCAGCACTTCTGGTCCCTTTCGATCCAGGGGCAGATCTTCATCCTGTGGCCGCTCATCTTCGCGGGCGCAGCAATCGTCGCCAAGCGCTTCAGGCTCCGCTACCGCGTGCTGCTTTGCTACATCTTCGCCCTGATCTTCCTTGTTTCACTGGTCTACTCAATCGTCTTCACCTACGCCGACCAGACCGAGGCATACTTCGATACCGGAGCCCGGCTGTGGGAGTTCGCGCTGGGCACGCTCGTGGCTTTGGCCCTGCCGGCCCTGCGGCTGCCCCGGAGCTGGCGCCTGGTGCTCGGCTGGCTGGGCATCGTTGCCATGCTCAGCTGCGGGATCCTGCTCAATGTCCAGGCTTCCTTCCCCGGGTACGTGGCACTCTGGCCCACCCTGGCCGCGGCCTGCGTCATCGCCGCCGGCCAGTCGGGCAGCAGGCTGGGCGTCGACCGGATTCTCAGCTCGAAGCCCTTGATCCGGCTGGGCGACAATTCCTACGCCCTCTACCTGTGGCACTGGCCGGTCCTGGTCATTGCGCTTGCCGCGACGGGCAAGGACCGCGCGGGCCCCATCACGGGCGCCGTCATCATCGCCGTTTCACTGGTGCTCGCCTACCTCACCACCCGCTTTATCGAGAAGCCCTGGCGCGAATGGCAATGGCCGGAAGTGCGGCGACGCCGTGCGGTCATTGCCATCGCCGCTGCTGCCGCCACCGCCGTCGTGCCGCTGGCCGGCTGGCAACTCCAGATCAACTTCGCCACGGCCGCGGCGGCGAGCCAGGCCTGGGCCAATAACCCGGGCGCCCGTTCGCTGGACCCGGCTTACGTCGACGGGGCCGACAAATCCGCCCCGCTCCTTCCCACCCTTGCCACCGCGGCTGACGAATGGCCCCGCTACGACGGCGGCTGCACCTCGGATGAGAAGGCACTCACCAACGTGTGCAATAACGGCAAGCAGAATGCCGCCAAGACCGTGGTGATCATAGGCAACTCGCATGCCCACGTCTGGGCCACCCCCATCCTCACACTGGCCGAGAAGTACGGCTGGCGGGTGGAAGCCATCACCAAGGGCTACTGCCCCGTGACGGACAAGCCGGCGCCGGGGCAATCGGAAGGCTGCCTGGACTTCGACAAGGAAACCCTCAAGAAGGTCCTGGCCATGAAGCCGGACGTCGTGGTCACGACGAGCACCCGGACGGACCCCGACCCGAACGCCGTCGAGTTCCTGGATCCGGGTTGGGTTGCGCCGATCAAAACCATCAACGACGCCGGCATACCCGTCGTCGCGCTGCGGGACACCCCCCGCATGCACGAGGCCGTTCCCGCCTGCCTCGAAGAGCACCCGGACAACTACGCCGCGTGCGGATCGGCGACCGCGGCGAACTATGCGCCCACGTCGCCCGATGCCGCCGTGGCAGGGCAGCTGCCGGACACCAAGTTCCTCGACTTCAGCAGGTTCTTCTGCCAGGGCCAGGTCTGCCCGGCCGTGATCGGCAACGTGATGGTTTACAAGGATGACAACCACGTCACCAGAACCTACATGGAAAGCCTCACCCCCTACTTCGAGGCGGAGTTTCTGGCAGCCACCGGCTGGGACGCCGAGTAG
- a CDS encoding ABC transporter ATP-binding protein has product MSELLPAREPRRKLALKPYARAVAQVLRVSFRASPAAVVMKVLGSLISALLPLVTTYFAALTTTALAAAYAGDAAAGSQAVVYVVITAALGLFWGSFSSVDRYIQQLMSFRVGAIVGDLMYERFLTLDFWRYDDKETVDLYDRAKRFSDSYARVLDRIAAIFTQLVSVILAIGALLLVSWWIAVIVLIAIVPSVYLQFKLSREQIAHWNTQVDSRRQRRMIETNLLRPQHIAEMRLYGIVGYLMELRSRLRDADEKRRLDFQKRYIPKQLAADALQYGAEVVSLIWVVGQIIARAQPVGQFLYVQQIVSRALSTANNLVSSLSSIDEDLANLKDYELFMALPVHSVHAPPLPQAPKTVELRDIRFTYTGSELEVIRGISLTIRQGQHIAIVGENGAGKSTLIRILAGLYRPDSGQVLLDGVDLAAVDVKSWHRHLAVLSQEFLKYEFATAAENIFFGDVDSPRDDGRIRRSAEAAEALEFINKLPNGLDNHVSNWMEDPRGRKGSGLSGGQWQRLAMARNFYRNASFMVMDEPTSAIDALAEHRIFTRLFADRSSTIIAISHRLATIEKADIVYMLEDGRIVEQGTHRELVALRGRYFRMFESQLSVPDAEISGE; this is encoded by the coding sequence ATGTCCGAACTCCTGCCCGCACGCGAGCCAAGGCGCAAGCTCGCGCTGAAGCCCTACGCCCGCGCCGTGGCACAGGTGCTGCGGGTAAGCTTCCGGGCCTCGCCCGCCGCCGTCGTGATGAAAGTCCTCGGCTCCCTGATCTCGGCGCTCCTGCCGCTGGTCACGACGTATTTTGCCGCCCTGACCACCACGGCGCTTGCCGCCGCCTATGCCGGCGACGCGGCCGCCGGAAGCCAGGCCGTCGTCTACGTCGTCATCACCGCGGCACTCGGACTGTTCTGGGGATCGTTCAGCAGCGTGGACCGCTACATCCAGCAGCTCATGAGCTTCCGGGTCGGCGCGATCGTCGGGGACCTCATGTACGAGCGCTTCCTGACCCTGGACTTCTGGCGCTACGACGACAAAGAGACGGTGGACCTGTACGACCGCGCCAAGCGCTTCTCCGATTCCTATGCACGGGTTCTGGACAGGATCGCGGCGATCTTCACCCAGCTCGTCTCCGTGATCCTGGCCATCGGCGCGCTGCTGCTGGTCAGCTGGTGGATCGCCGTGATCGTGCTGATCGCAATCGTCCCCAGCGTCTACCTGCAGTTCAAGCTCTCCCGGGAACAGATCGCGCACTGGAACACCCAGGTGGATTCGCGCCGGCAGCGCAGGATGATCGAAACCAACCTCCTGCGCCCGCAGCACATCGCCGAGATGCGGCTCTACGGGATCGTCGGCTACCTGATGGAGCTGCGCTCCCGGCTCCGGGATGCCGACGAAAAGCGGCGGCTGGACTTCCAGAAACGCTACATCCCCAAACAACTTGCGGCCGATGCCTTGCAGTACGGCGCCGAGGTGGTCTCGCTGATCTGGGTGGTCGGCCAGATCATTGCCCGGGCCCAGCCCGTGGGGCAGTTCCTCTACGTCCAGCAGATCGTGAGCCGTGCGTTGTCCACGGCCAACAACCTGGTCTCCTCGCTCAGCTCGATCGACGAGGACCTGGCAAACCTCAAGGACTACGAACTGTTCATGGCGCTGCCCGTCCATTCCGTCCACGCCCCGCCCCTGCCGCAGGCGCCGAAGACCGTGGAACTGCGGGACATCCGCTTCACCTACACCGGCAGCGAACTGGAAGTGATCCGCGGCATTTCGCTGACCATCCGGCAAGGCCAGCACATCGCCATCGTGGGGGAGAACGGCGCCGGCAAGTCCACCCTGATCCGCATCCTGGCCGGGCTGTACCGGCCCGATTCGGGACAGGTACTGCTCGACGGCGTCGACCTCGCCGCCGTCGACGTGAAATCCTGGCACCGGCACCTGGCGGTGCTCAGCCAGGAGTTCCTCAAATACGAGTTCGCCACCGCGGCGGAGAACATCTTCTTCGGCGACGTCGACTCGCCCCGCGATGACGGCCGGATCCGCCGCTCCGCCGAGGCTGCCGAGGCCCTCGAATTCATTAACAAACTGCCGAACGGCCTGGATAACCACGTCAGCAACTGGATGGAGGATCCGCGCGGGCGAAAGGGTTCCGGCCTGTCCGGCGGTCAGTGGCAGCGCCTGGCGATGGCGCGGAACTTCTACCGCAACGCCTCGTTCATGGTGATGGACGAGCCGACGTCGGCCATTGACGCGCTGGCCGAGCACCGGATCTTCACGAGGCTCTTCGCCGACCGCAGCAGCACCATCATCGCCATCAGCCACAGGCTTGCCACGATCGAGAAGGCGGACATCGTGTACATGCTCGAGGACGGCAGGATCGTTGAACAGGGCACGCACCGGGAGCTCGTGGCGCTGCGGGGCCGGTATTTCCGGATGTTCGAATCCCAGCTGAGCGTCCCGGATGCGGAAATCAGCGGCGAGTGA